In one Neobacillus sp. CF12 genomic region, the following are encoded:
- a CDS encoding MFS transporter has protein sequence MNKFQWFMVCFVSFIHFLALSHRMEVVPFLVDLKDMYHVGFTQVGGLLSSFLLGYAIFQIPAGTLADRYSPVSLIVLGLSLMMISSMIFSMTHSLYLALILRFIMGASAAMIFSPAIKLISIHSPKEKRGLSIGILEGAAAAGSLLTLTVFPILSIYVEWNTLFLMLSILLLPTLLLFLKVPKGKNTSEIQGKKEVQPRVFLNLFKDKKIHRLLGISFFGLFGLYGFLAWMPTYLEAAMGYTKQETGLIMAFMMIAQIIGAPLSGKLSDIVGQRKSTLIIGSILAAGCCLWLIFLNDTGIYCTAFVIGIAISWSLAPMLTLATEMVHISSAGSLISTMNTVGQLGSAISGYVFGMLYDTFGSFQIIWIVSFIACLIRIMFTFGELENHQVIESEKEIGI, from the coding sequence TTGAATAAATTTCAATGGTTCATGGTCTGTTTCGTCAGTTTTATTCATTTTTTAGCTCTATCTCATCGAATGGAAGTCGTTCCTTTTCTGGTCGATCTAAAAGATATGTATCATGTAGGATTTACTCAAGTAGGAGGGCTTTTATCTTCCTTTTTGCTTGGATACGCAATTTTCCAAATTCCTGCAGGAACTCTTGCAGACCGATATTCACCTGTATCGTTAATCGTGCTAGGATTGTCTCTAATGATGATTTCATCGATGATCTTTTCAATGACGCATTCACTTTATCTGGCCCTTATTTTAAGGTTTATTATGGGGGCTTCAGCAGCCATGATCTTTTCTCCAGCGATAAAACTAATTTCAATCCATAGCCCTAAAGAAAAACGGGGATTAAGCATTGGCATACTAGAAGGTGCCGCAGCTGCTGGATCGTTATTAACTTTAACTGTTTTTCCGATTCTATCAATCTATGTAGAATGGAACACATTATTTCTTATGTTATCTATTCTCCTTTTGCCAACATTGCTGCTATTCCTAAAGGTGCCAAAGGGTAAAAACACATCAGAAATACAGGGAAAGAAAGAAGTCCAGCCTAGGGTTTTCTTGAATTTGTTTAAAGATAAAAAAATCCACCGTCTTTTGGGAATTTCCTTTTTTGGCTTATTTGGACTTTATGGCTTTCTGGCCTGGATGCCCACCTATTTGGAAGCGGCTATGGGATATACGAAGCAAGAGACCGGTCTGATCATGGCATTTATGATGATCGCTCAAATCATCGGAGCCCCTCTTTCAGGTAAACTTTCTGATATAGTAGGGCAAAGAAAATCAACTCTCATCATCGGTTCGATCTTAGCGGCAGGATGTTGTTTATGGTTGATATTCCTAAACGACACGGGGATATATTGTACAGCTTTTGTGATTGGCATCGCTATTTCATGGTCTTTAGCCCCGATGCTGACTCTCGCCACTGAAATGGTTCATATTAGTAGCGCGGGATCGCTTATTAGTACCATGAACACGGTTGGTCAATTAGGATCAGCGATTTCTGGATATGTATTTGGTATGCTCTATGATACGTTCGGGAGTTTCCAAATAATCTGGATTGTCAGTTTTATTGCTTGTCTGATTCGAATTATGTTCACTTTCGGTGAGCTTGAAAATCATCAAGTCATAGAATCAGAGAAAGAAATTGGTATTTAA
- a CDS encoding dipeptide epimerase: MYITKVEAKIVRTPFNVPFKMTYGKMPPYQSHLIVRITTNTGLTGLGEASELPFFTGETVETMKALVEKKLGPAIIGKPVYALRDIHHSMGIILGNATGAKSAIDIALWDVQGKRLKTPVYELLGGERKQPVRVAYVLGDEFPEEMARAAKEMAEAGFDTLKIKIGSDFRKDIEAISQIRQAIRPAIHLRIDANQGYKVKTAVQVIKEIEPYKIDYIEQPVPGWDHDGLRQIRSATSIPIMADESAHTLKDVYELAKKEAIDLIGIKLIKCGGITPAVQIAQFSEAIGLQCVLISPWDTLLGTYASLHLSTILPGNYSHEMVGPYYLKDDPFGVVEIKGVMDIPKGIGFGMEDIFDEIMEE, translated from the coding sequence TTGTACATTACAAAGGTAGAGGCAAAGATCGTACGAACACCCTTTAATGTCCCTTTTAAAATGACATATGGGAAAATGCCTCCATATCAATCCCATCTTATTGTTCGAATCACCACCAACACAGGATTGACAGGTCTTGGGGAAGCATCCGAATTACCTTTTTTCACTGGAGAGACTGTTGAAACAATGAAGGCCTTAGTGGAAAAAAAACTTGGCCCTGCCATTATTGGAAAACCGGTTTATGCGTTAAGAGATATACACCATTCAATGGGAATCATTCTCGGGAATGCAACTGGTGCAAAGTCGGCTATTGATATTGCTTTATGGGATGTTCAAGGAAAAAGGTTGAAAACTCCCGTATATGAGCTTTTAGGTGGTGAAAGGAAACAGCCTGTCAGAGTGGCCTACGTATTAGGGGATGAATTCCCGGAGGAAATGGCAAGAGCTGCAAAAGAAATGGCGGAAGCTGGTTTTGATACGCTGAAAATTAAAATTGGCAGCGACTTTCGAAAAGATATCGAAGCCATTTCTCAAATTCGACAGGCAATACGTCCAGCCATTCATTTAAGAATTGATGCAAATCAGGGATATAAAGTGAAAACGGCCGTCCAGGTGATTAAAGAAATCGAACCATATAAGATTGATTACATTGAACAACCAGTCCCCGGATGGGATCATGATGGATTAAGACAAATTAGAAGTGCAACATCTATTCCAATCATGGCCGACGAGAGTGCCCATACGTTAAAGGATGTGTATGAGCTTGCAAAAAAGGAAGCCATCGACCTGATCGGTATTAAGCTAATCAAATGCGGCGGTATCACACCAGCTGTTCAAATCGCGCAATTTTCAGAAGCAATAGGTCTTCAATGTGTATTAATCAGTCCATGGGATACTCTGCTTGGAACCTATGCAAGTCTCCATCTTTCCACTATTTTACCTGGGAACTACTCGCATGAAATGGTTGGTCCTTATTATTTAAAGGACGACCCTTTTGGAGTGGTAGAGATTAAGGGAGTGATGGATATACCGAAGGGTATTGGATTCGGGATGGAAGATATTTTCGATGAGATTATGGAGGAGTAG